The Tumebacillus amylolyticus genome window below encodes:
- a CDS encoding DUF5704 domain-containing protein: MTDLQVGDTIYINAIFQVSIDGDLKPKEYYTLDQIKEAENWYDKSDFPQYYDIQAQWDPPVGPTVTALISGPSQVDDTVTDVDATYAFSAQTTSDYDLSKYQVINTQNCSFVNSGDKSGVLHGKDDGRSKIPIKIHIGNDPNVKCLITIKVWDVNNLTAQTDAAHSIIKYSKPPAPQDAGESDLDPNSQGKIGADPYPTEKFNVVQGIPTHESLYTQAGGKRYLYDYHYQQTTGFKEYPITVTKTYNLTWLEAKSTTDADGNTVTKFVSQSKSRTVTKPYQIKRNYSYWVVDKMQIYSIDHADMLNYALPNGKVMMTPQNYTAPTVNVMHSDALTAHISDPTYKANLILATETVSGGQGVEPSLPTEDWLADADSEVGKIKVKNDKFTFDGQTLMSDAQVEETAPDPTAVPAPKQYVDDDHILYLSGQVISTALPNKANTPGTGKIYYKITGSTVNSTASQQADDITGINTVTVHTPTVCYCDVSDDRPHNQMTVPDPSRRSLILTRTFTVTMPTSGQHQSYKNYGSRNYAEYIQARQVWFPFDVYMNNMWEKAGQWLTLPSGALSYTFELPVWVNEGNYDVKFRSIAENSPIPPSNPNRDNPYEETNANLSVPNHIATKTIPVKVIGRLFDFKITDVSDYNWELVFRPTKGSDDILPNRSYWIGDQDFNGDKRYPTVATPFELPLGPNSSPLQGYSYNAVKTGYHIKFDLKTVGNMYGLIDGIRITPSFTFVKKDGTGRVPVDLYYSTTSNPFIKIGSVDDTLQRQVILNDPLRNVTSSEFTDTATFLYDRVFNDLGRSKAGNRAAYIDNYAYKDEKPVSVGTAYSWQLLASGVRTFIGVHSNDAGDAALANASVQKWYGEYSLPAAVKVVEKNLDLAVYAGTHRLDDHSDIFKKDGYIIVTFNIESIQNGNTSAPHLQYIYGPWDNQWSMEGRRTSFTDVEGHVFQILDGDILYYHADKSSYDDLGTYVPH, translated from the coding sequence ATGACAGACCTTCAGGTAGGAGATACGATCTATATCAATGCGATCTTTCAAGTATCCATTGACGGTGACCTCAAACCGAAGGAGTACTATACTCTTGATCAGATCAAGGAAGCCGAAAATTGGTACGACAAAAGCGATTTTCCTCAATACTACGACATTCAAGCCCAATGGGACCCTCCGGTAGGACCGACAGTGACAGCTCTCATTTCAGGACCAAGCCAAGTGGATGACACGGTAACTGATGTAGATGCAACCTATGCTTTTTCCGCCCAGACAACGTCTGACTACGACCTAAGTAAGTACCAAGTCATCAACACGCAAAACTGTTCCTTCGTCAACTCCGGTGACAAAAGCGGCGTACTACATGGCAAAGATGACGGACGCTCTAAAATTCCAATCAAAATCCATATCGGCAACGATCCGAACGTCAAATGCTTGATCACTATTAAAGTCTGGGACGTAAACAATCTTACCGCTCAAACGGATGCAGCGCATTCCATCATCAAATACTCCAAACCGCCTGCTCCCCAAGATGCGGGGGAATCAGATCTTGACCCGAACTCACAAGGGAAAATTGGAGCAGACCCATACCCGACAGAGAAATTCAATGTCGTGCAAGGCATTCCTACCCACGAGAGTTTGTACACCCAAGCAGGTGGCAAGCGATATCTGTATGACTATCATTACCAACAAACGACAGGTTTCAAGGAATATCCAATCACGGTAACCAAGACCTACAACCTGACTTGGCTGGAAGCGAAATCCACGACTGACGCAGACGGAAATACGGTCACAAAGTTTGTTTCTCAGTCTAAGTCACGAACCGTGACGAAACCGTACCAAATCAAGCGAAACTACTCCTATTGGGTCGTCGACAAGATGCAAATCTACAGCATCGACCACGCCGACATGCTCAACTATGCATTGCCAAACGGGAAGGTGATGATGACACCTCAGAACTATACAGCGCCCACCGTTAATGTGATGCATTCCGACGCATTGACCGCGCACATTTCTGACCCTACATACAAGGCAAATCTCATCCTAGCTACAGAGACCGTATCAGGTGGACAGGGTGTTGAGCCCTCCCTCCCCACCGAAGACTGGCTCGCCGACGCCGACTCCGAAGTCGGCAAGATCAAAGTCAAAAACGACAAGTTCACATTCGACGGCCAAACGCTCATGAGCGATGCCCAAGTCGAAGAAACAGCCCCCGACCCAACCGCAGTCCCGGCACCCAAGCAGTACGTCGACGATGACCACATCCTCTACCTTAGCGGACAAGTCATCTCCACCGCCCTGCCAAACAAAGCCAACACACCGGGCACGGGGAAAATCTATTACAAAATCACCGGCTCCACCGTCAACTCCACCGCTTCTCAACAAGCGGATGACATCACCGGCATCAACACCGTCACCGTCCACACCCCGACCGTCTGCTACTGCGACGTCTCAGACGACCGCCCGCACAACCAGATGACGGTGCCCGATCCATCCCGCCGCTCGCTGATCTTGACACGCACCTTCACCGTCACGATGCCGACGAGCGGGCAACACCAAAGCTACAAAAACTACGGCTCCCGCAACTACGCCGAGTACATCCAAGCCCGCCAAGTCTGGTTCCCGTTCGACGTCTACATGAACAACATGTGGGAAAAAGCCGGACAATGGCTCACCCTCCCGTCCGGCGCTCTCTCGTACACGTTCGAACTCCCGGTCTGGGTCAACGAAGGGAATTACGACGTCAAATTCCGCTCCATCGCGGAAAACAGCCCGATCCCGCCCTCGAACCCCAACCGTGACAACCCGTACGAAGAAACCAACGCCAACCTCTCCGTCCCAAACCACATCGCGACCAAGACCATCCCCGTCAAAGTCATCGGACGCCTGTTCGACTTCAAAATCACAGACGTCTCCGACTACAACTGGGAACTGGTCTTCCGCCCGACGAAGGGGAGCGACGACATCCTCCCGAACCGAAGCTACTGGATCGGCGACCAAGACTTCAACGGAGACAAACGCTATCCAACCGTCGCCACACCGTTTGAACTCCCGCTCGGCCCGAACTCGTCACCGCTCCAAGGCTACAGCTACAACGCGGTGAAGACAGGCTACCACATCAAGTTCGATCTCAAAACGGTCGGCAACATGTACGGACTCATAGACGGCATCCGGATCACTCCGTCCTTCACCTTTGTCAAAAAGGACGGCACAGGTCGTGTACCTGTCGATCTCTACTACAGCACGACCTCCAACCCCTTTATCAAAATCGGCTCGGTGGACGACACGCTGCAACGCCAAGTCATCTTAAACGACCCGCTTCGCAACGTCACGTCATCGGAATTTACCGACACGGCGACGTTCCTCTACGACCGAGTGTTCAACGACCTTGGACGATCCAAAGCGGGCAACCGGGCTGCGTACATCGACAACTACGCATACAAAGACGAAAAGCCCGTCTCCGTCGGCACCGCCTACAGCTGGCAACTGCTTGCAAGCGGCGTGCGCACCTTCATCGGCGTACACAGCAACGACGCGGGAGACGCCGCACTCGCCAATGCATCCGTCCAGAAATGGTACGGCGAATACAGCCTGCCCGCCGCCGTCAAAGTCGTGGAGAAAAACCTGGACCTCGCCGTTTACGCGGGAACCCACCGACTCGACGACCACTCCGACATTTTCAAAAAGGACGGCTACATCATCGTCACCTTCAACATCGAAAGCATCCAAAACGGCAACACCTCTGCGCCGCACCTGCAGTACATCTACGGACCCTGGGACAACCAATGGAGCATGGAAGGCCGCCGCACCTCCTTCACCGACGTCGAAGGCCACGTCTTCCAAATCCTCGACGGCGACATCCTCTATTACCACGCCGACAAGTCCTCCTACGACGACCTCGGCACGTATGTCCCGCACTAA